The genomic DNA TAATCTAACCCTACATATCCACCGTGGAAATTATAATTCAAGTTCACATCCAAACCGCTACCCGGAGTAAACGTTAAGCCACCGTTGATCGGGAGTTTATATTCGCCTGGAAGTGCTGCGCTTATACCGCCTCCCCAGCCTCCGGCTTTTGCTTCTTCTCCCATTAAGATATTCGCATTTTGGTGAGGTGTCCAAGACACAAAACCGGTTATAGGGAGTTTATTCACGATCGTTGCTACACTGATGAGTCCGTTTAGAAAGCCAGCAACCGCTCCATTCTTACCACCCTCTTCATAACCCACATACGTCTGAGAACCGACCATCACCGCTTCCGATCCATACTTAACCGCATTTAGGCCATCCATCACAAATGAGGCTTTATCCGCTACGTTGATAAAGTTTCCGATATCCTCGAGCACTTGAGCTAGTACCCCGACTCCGCTTCCACCGGAAGCCGCAGTCAATAATACTCCTGCCACCACTTCTACGGCTTGTTCCGCCTCATCCATTCTCTGGCGTCTTGCCTGTTTCTTCGCTTCTCTCTGGTCAAAGACTTTCTGCAATAATTGTCCGATCAGTTGCTGTTCCGCAGGATCTCCGTTCGGATCCATCGCCTTGCCGATCAGATCGAATACAAGTTTTCTCTCTTGCTCCTTCCACCAGTGTTTATCTAAATCTCCTTGATGCGATTGCGCAGTAAGAGACGCTCCCGTTATACTATTCGACCAGTCTTTTGTTTGCTTGTAAAAGTCCTTCGTTTCCGATTTTGTAAATAACCCGAATGATCTTCCTATATCCGCCGAAGAAGTCAAAATTCCACGGGCAACTTGCATAAGCATACTACTCAATCCACCCTTAAACAAGCTCCGATCGAGGGCGGTTCCACCTACGCTGAGAACATCTTCTAATAGATGTAGTTTTCGTAACTCGCCTCTCGCCTGCTCCCGGGACACCATATTGCCGACCATATCCGCCACTTGGTTCACATATGCGGGATCTAACCCCGCTTGCTTCCCGTAAAGCTGCACCGCATCCTTCGAGATAGAGACCACGTCCGCTTGCCAAGTCTTGATCGCATTTTTCTCATATACTAGTTTGATTTCGTTGATCCCGTATCTAAGATCCTTATCGAATTTCTGTTCTTCCCTAGAAGAAATCATTCCGGTCGAATGCAAATCGTGAGTTATATTTTTTACGATAACACCTTCTATTTCCGCCAACGCACCGCTCATCGATGCTGTCATCGCATGGACCATTCCCTCAAGTCTAGGTACTGAAAGTAAAGCACCCTTCATTCCTAGCTCAGTCTTTGCGTCGCTCATTCGGAAATAATCGGTTACTACCTGCGATACGAGTGCGATCTGATCCGGGGGGAAATTCTGAAGACGCATCGCTTCTGATGCAATTAAGCCGTAGGCGGCATACTTGTCCTCTCTCCATTGATGGATCGCTCGTAGATCATCCGCGTGTGTGATATCGATTCCAAGACCGACTAATCCGTTTAAAAGACCTCCATCAAGAAACATGTTTTTTAACAAATTATCTATAGGTCTTAAAATCCCCATATTATGTTCGGCTGCCTTATACGCTTCGTGATCCATATACGCACCCGCTAAAAAGGACGCAGCTTCCGGGGATAAGTGAAATGCATTCACAAGAAAAGTAGTATACGCATTTTGGACCAGGTTATGCGTTTCATGAGCCACCCATTGTTGAGTCGTCATCCCACCTAAAAATACGTTTTCTACAAAATCGGCAACCATACCTGCCGTTTGTGCTTGGCTACTAGCGCTCATTGACGCCTTAGTCTCGTTTGCGCTATTCAAAGCGTCGTAACTTGCCAGTTTAAAAAGCGTTGAATTCGAATAATTGCCATTCGCAAAGAAATTATTCACTCCCGCAAAGCTAGCTCCTATGACTTCCGAGATCCGATCCCCTTCATGATGATCCGGATTAGTATCGAAGATGTTTCCCACTCCCCCACCGTGGCCTAGCAGGAATGCAGGCGATGGTCCGATCGTGATATGTTGAGTCCTTTGTGTAAAATTATAATTCGACGCATTATCTCCCTGGCCCACCGCGTCCCCAGTATATATTGCCTCGTCTAGTTGGATATTCCCCGCGGAATCCACTCTCACATTCGAGTATTTTAATGTAGTATATCCGTTACAAGCTGCCGCAGTCAGATCCGAGCCGCACTTGGAAGTTAAAAATTGGTCTATCGTCTCGTTCCCGCATTTGCTCGTCGCTGGGTCGCAATAATTAACGTAATTCCCGTCTTGGTTTACTATATACGTCCTACCGTCGTCACCTCGTTTCGTCGATAGGTTACCGCTATCTCTTAGTAGCTGATCCTGGCCGTTTTGAGTAAACGTCTTCTCATGCGACAAGCTCGTCGCCATCTGTTGCATATAGTTCATGCGATCGTTTAACAACGCGTTGTTAGTAGAAGACAAAAGGGTCAAATTCGAAGCGCCGCTGATCGCTTGATTAAACGAAGAGGAAAAAGAATTCAATAGTCCGAAATTCAGGGAATTATATTGGGCCTGCGGATTGATTCCAGACAATTGGCTAGTGACATTGCTAAATAAAGAGCCGGAGTTGGCGCCGGAACTAGGAGTGGCGGAAATATCCGTTCCAGAGCTAAAATTCAATTTTCCGAGCAATTCTTGGGAAAGTAGTTGTGCGTCAGCTTGATTTTGACTACTCTTCAATTTGCTATTGGCGGAAGCAAAATCTAGATTGGCCTTAGTTTGCAGTTGATTCATCTGAGTCAGCCAAGTCGTCTCACTCGTTTGTAGGTTCTGCAATCCTGTAGAGTAATCGCTCTGTGCCTGAGCCAAAAGAGTCTGCTCTTGTAAATGCCAAGCCGCATACTGAGCGTCAAAGGTACTCACCTGTGCCGTCCAATTGGTAACGCTCGGGAGCACATTTTGGTTCCAGTTGTACTGAAAGCTTTGCAACTGAGTGGCCAAATTCTGCCAGGTCGTTGCATTCGCGCCCGAATTAAAATTGGAAACTGTATAATTCAGGTTGAGAGCAATCGCATCCTCACTCCACTGAACCAATCCAACAGCGCAGATCAATGGCCAACCGTAGCAACCGGACTCATCCTCTAGATAGTCGTAAAAATTAGAACCGGGAGCCCCTGCAATCGTATGATTACTCGAATACGTCTGATTGGCTCCGATAACCGCCGGATCTCCAGTAAATATATTTCCATAACACCCAAGCCAGTCATGGCAATAGGCAGGATCAGCGCTCCAGTTATTTATTCCACCGGATGTATTACCGGGAAAGTTTATATCTTGAAATGCAGTTAAATCGGAGGAATTAATTCCAGTCACTAAAGAGCCTGGTCCAAACCCACTTAAATACTGAGCTAAACATGCGGCATTAAAATCATTTGCATGGAATGCATCGTTATTATAAAAAAGGGCTGGGCAAGCTGTGCTTCCACCAGCAGATAAACTTGCAGAGTATGCATTCGTTAAATAATTCATAAACGCAACTTCCGCCTGATGAGTCGGGTTCTGCAAATACTGCACGATATTCCAAGCGAGACCGACAGCTCCTGGGCTTGAAGCATTTCCACTTAGAAAATCTTGCCTCGTAATGTATACAAGAGTTGGTGACTGAGAAAAAGGGTTACCGGGGGTAGGCATAAAGGATCCGTTCTGGATATCTACGTTCGTGCTCCCTCCGGATTGGTACAGAGCCACCTGGCCCTGTGCATTCTGGATCTCCTGGGCCAAAAATCCGGAGATCGCATTCGCGGCATACACGAGTGAAATTTCCATGCTTTGGATATGACAAGTATCTGCAGTCGATCCCGTAGTCGGACAGGTAATGCAATTCAAATCTCCGGCAGGACAGGTATTGGAATAATACTGTCCCGTCAATGCACCTGCATTTGTAGCGTCTACAATCGCGTTATAGCAAGTATCTCCAGCAGGACAGCTCGCCGATGTTAAAAATTTCTGTTGGGTGCTATCATACCAACCTTGTTGACAAACTTCTCCCGTATTCAAACAACTCTGAGGGTACGAAAGCATCTGCGACGTGCTCTGATCGAATATGGCTAGACCGGTTTTTCCCTGAGTGATTGCCGTTTCGATATTATTGATTAGATTTTGAAATGCTTTTCCGTCCGCGTTCAAGGAAGTATGAATCGAAGCAAAGGAAGTACAACCGCTGGCTGCACTAGCAGGGCAACTCGGATTCACATAACTGGACGTCGTGGTATCGTACATCAGTTGTACGCAAGTATTCCCCGCAGGGCAACTGGAGACGAATTGGCTCGAAGTCGTATCGTAAAAATAATTATTGGAACAAACGTCTCCTGGCGGACAAGTCGCCGCAATTGCTGTTCCGGTACTCGTATCCTTTAGCGGAGTCACCGTATTCCAAAACAGATCGTTCCCGTTTAAAAACTGTTGATACCCTGCAATCGTTTGATTGATCTGATCCTTTACGCCGGATTCGTAGGATTGGATTTGTTGCAAATAGGCTTGGTATTGAGACTCCGTCTGGTTGATTTGTGCAAGCAAACCTTGATAACTCTTGGTCAAGCTTTGGAGCCCCTGTTCATAATTCCAAAGTCCGTTTTGGATATTAGAATTGAATTGGCTGTACCACCGTTGTTCCAACTGACTCAAGGACTGCTGAGAGGTGCCTAAAAGGCTAGTGTCTACTCCTTGAATCCCGGTAACATTAGGACTTCCTCCCTTGATGAGCGCCTGAAACTCGCTATCGAATTGATTCTTTAAATTGGTGACTGTGGTTAAATTCCCGCCGTAATACGTATCGATATATTGATTCCGTTGAGTTTGGATGGAAAATTCGGCGTCTCTCTGCCATTGGGTCAAAAGACCGGAAGCCTGGCTTTCCAACGTATCGTACACATAATTCTTATAATCCTGAACGCTCTGAAAACTATCCTGAGTCGTGATGCCGCTCACAATACTGGAAATCTGAGCCTGCACCTGAGCCTGCCATTCCGATTGAACTACACCATAGCTTTGTAATACGATCGCATCCCAGTTCGTGGTATCATGCGTTTGATTCGCGACCGAATATGTTCCCTGCATCTGGGACTGCCATTGCTGCCAATTATAAGCCTGAGGGTTCAGTTGCGGAGCGGTGACAGGCTGGGAAAAAACGCCGTCTTGAAGCGGGAAAAGGACAAAAATTATGGAAAAAACCTGGATAATATTCTTAAGAAACCGCCTACGATCAAAAAAAGAAAAAGAACGGTAAAAATTCGATCCTCTACTGGCGGTTTTTCCTGGAGTAACTTGAATCATCGTGTTCCCTCTTCTTTCCTTAGAGAATTCCAAAATAGAATATTGCGTTTCACTTACGTAACCGGTCAACCGGGCTCATTTCGCATAACATCAGCATGCATCGGGCAGACTCGGATTACTGAGGGGTGCTCGACACGCACCGCAGATAATACGAATTACCGGAACCTGCGGTAAAATAACTATAACCGTAGTAAAAATTCACGGTCCAAATATTCCCGTTATTTTGCGCATACTTCGTCGAAGACCAAAAAAAGTCCGGAACACCGCTACCGGAGGACGCCTGCCCCGGATCAAAGATCGAATTCAATGCCGGCGCAAATTGGGATCGATCCACAATGGACTTCAATTCTTGGATACTAGGCAGTCTCCAAGTAACGCTGCCGGAATTATAATTAGAACAATAACTACTAGCGTTAGAAAAGGTCAACGTGACTGAACCCGGATACGAAGCGTTCTTTTGACAGCCCGCCGGAGTCGCCGTGGACGAATACGAATAAGGATAGATACATTTCTGCCAATACAACTTAGTAACGTTATCGTTGATAACGCTAGCGTTATTCGCATTCACCGTAAACCTCGCTGTCTGCGCAAATACGTCCGAAAATACCCCGCAAAAAAGGATCCAAACTACTGTCCAAAAACCGAATCGCAAAACGGAAAGTTTCCCTGAGTCTAACATATACATCATACCGTTTAAACCGATCGCCTCATCATGGAACCGTGGGGGAAGAACCCGGAACTCCGGAAACGCAACGAACTATATGGGTAGCGCCGATCGCATCAAAATAGATATCCGGGTATTGAAAATCTACGTACCACGCGTTCGTAACCGTGGGAGCAAAAAGGGTGGAACTCCAATACGGAGCGGAAGCGGTACCCGAAAAGGAAGCGGAAGCGATGGAAGGACTAGTGTTGCTATAAATCGAAATCGAAGCCAATTCTTGCACGCTCGGAAGCCTCCAATTGGTAAGGGAAGCATAACCCAGACCTCCGTTTGAAACGTTCAAACCCGAGCATTGGTTCAATGCGGTGATATAATCCTTACTGACTCCTTCGTCCGTTTGTTTCCAAACCAGATAGGTATTAAAATCGAATACTACTAGATTGGTCCCGGAAAATTGGTTCGTCCATAACCCGTTAGGTGGTGTAGTCGATAATTGTTGTGCAACCGAAGTCGAAATACTGGTATCATCTCCTGCGTCGGTTTTCAAGACCTTGAACGCAAAGCCGTTGGCTGTCTCGAAAGTCGTGGTCAAAAAACTCTGCGTAATGGTGCTGGCCAATGCCAAACCTGCCGCATCCACGAGACTACCGGAGGCGATCGACCACTGAATGAGAGCGTTTTCCGGAAAGAAAATCCAAGGGAATTGGATCACCAACGTATCCGGTTGATTAACGCTTCCTAAAAATTGGTATTTTACGTTGGTAAGATCCAAGGAAACCCAGCTCGAAAGCTGAAACACCTGCACCGTCAAGTTCGGCAAATGAGAAGGATCCAATGGCTCGCTAAATACCAATGTCAATTGGGCAGAATTCGGATTCACGCCGGTAGCTCCGCCGCTCGGAGTTGCGGAAACCAATTTTGGAGCCATGGTATCCTTCCAAACGGGAATGCTCTGGCTTCCGGTTTGCATCCCATATTCCGGTTGGTTCTTCTGGTTCGCAACGCAGATAATGACGTTATTCTTGCCTGCCGTAAAATTCAAATTCGCAAGAGTCGTATTCACGGGGGTATTCACCACAATATCCGAGCCTGTCGGAGCGACCGTCACCACGTTACCGGAAACAAAAGAGCTGGTTCCGCTCGGTGCAGCCCCGTTATTGCATTCGCAATCCACTGAATTCGTGTATTTCGTTCCGCTCGGCCCCGCATATGTAGTCTTAGTAGTTGTGTTACCGTTTGTAGTCGTGCTCGTCGTACTCGCCGTGCATTGATTCCCGCCCAGCAATACCTTATACGATGCACCGTTACCGGAAAACTGCCAATTGATACCCAGATTGCTCGTAGCATTCAAAACCTTATTGGTGGGGGCAAAGCTATTGATCTGAATCGTAGGACGAGAAGAGTCGATCACATAAATCGCAGTCCCTACAGTGGACAAATTCCCCGCAGGATCCCGAGCCGTAAAATTCAGAGTCGTATTATTAGTCAGAGAGATGGCGCTCGCATTCGCCGGAGGATACGAAAATCCGTTGGTAATCGCACCCGTCAAAGAATTGATCCCTGGATTGCTACCGTCAGTCGTATAAGCCACTTGGTAACCGCTCGTAACCCCGCTATTATCCTGAAAATTCAGTTGAACGGAAATCGGAGTCACTCCGTCGTAACCGTATCCCCCGGCTCCAGGACTGGCGGTAACGGTCGGAGGAGTATCGTCTCGAGTGATCGCAAACGAATTTTGACCCGTAAACCCTGAACTCACGCAGATATAAATCGAATTGGAACCTAGGCTCAATTGGCTCGCGGAAATAAAAGAAGTATTATTCTGGTTCGCACTCGCAATCCCGCTTTCTATCACCGTCCCGTCCGAACATCCGGTCGCGTTCTGCCGAACGGAATAGCTGCCCGTTTGACTCGACTTCCAAACATAACTCGCAGTATTAACCGCTCCCGCGTTCACACTGATATAAAACGAACTAACCGGAGTGACGATCGTAACATTCGGAACGTTATGATTCACTTGGTACGAAGCGGTATTCACCCCTTCTAAATTCCCGGCCATATCTCTACAGCGATACTTGATCGTATACGAGCCGTCCCCGTTCCCTCCGATCGTAGTCGTCGTCTTAGGCGGATTCGTAATCGTCCCGTTCACCGGAACGAAAGTCGGAGACGTCCCGTCGGAAGTATAAGCCAAATTCCCGGGCGCCACGTTATCCGCGCATACGATCGTCACGGTTTGAACCCCTCCGTACGTACCGGAAGTGGGGGAAATACTGCTGCTAGGCGCGATCGTATCCGTCAAAAGCCTGGCGATAATCGGATTATCCACCACCCCGTCCCCGTTAGTATCAAAACCTTGATTCGGATAAATCGTAACCGCATTTCCGGAACAGTTTGTCCCGGTCGTCAACGTGACGGAGCCGTCGGAATGATAACATAAATAATAATCCGGAACCCCGTCTCCGTTCACATCCACCGCATACGGATTCACTGAGTTTCCTTGGTACAAAAAGAGCAAATTCGGAATTCCGTTTCCTTGAGTCGATAGACCCACCGCGCTACCATTCCCGCTCGGATCCACCACGATAGCAGACACGACTGTACTCGAATTCCCGTTCAAATTCACGGACTGTCCCGGCAAAAACTGGCTCTTCCCAAAGAAAGGAAGATTCAGAATCCCTCCCGAACTACTCCCGGAACCACCACCCCCGACTAACATTTGCTCCAGTGCGGACAAGATGGAATAATTTTGCGCCTTAGGACCGCACCCGACTCCCAAAAGGCTAGCCAAAACAATCCCCCAAACCGGGAAACCAACGATCGAATTACCTTTTTGAGTGCGTTCTAACATATATCCAACCAAACGTTCGACTTCCGAGAATGACAAAGACAGGTACGGAAAAAAAACAATTTGATAAATTCTGATCCTGAATACAAAACATATTTTTGCAACAAAAAAGAGCACAAAAAAGGCCGCCAACCCCCCAATTTTTCTCCGATTTCTTGCAAAATGCCCCCTTTCGACTGTTTTTTCTCGACATTGAGGCCGAACTATGTTGCTTTGGTCCAAGTTAAGGAGTTTTTATTCTTATATGAAACAATGGAAGACCGTTCCAGTTCTCTTATTCTTACTATCCGGAGTTCTCTTAGGTTCTTGTAAAAAAAGCAGCAGCGACGATACCGCCCAAAACCTGACCCTTTACCAACTATTAGGCATTGGACAATGCGGCCTGGTAATAAGCGGGGTTACAAAATTTGTCCCTCCTGTTGCCCTTACAAAAGGGCAATCTGGGACAGCTACTTTTATTGCGCTTAATTCCTCCTGGTATGTAAGCGCAATAACGATCACAGTTTCCGTCAGCGACCAAGTGACCGTTACGATTCCTGCAGCAGATAATTTATCGTATAGCGCCTATGTTGGCGGTTGCCCAGTGAATACTAACTCAGGAACAACGACAAGTTCTACGCAATTTACGGGCGGTGTGAGCGGATTAAATGGAACAGCTACAAC from Leptospira fainei serovar Hurstbridge str. BUT 6 includes the following:
- a CDS encoding TIGR04388 family protein — protein: MIQVTPGKTASRGSNFYRSFSFFDRRRFLKNIIQVFSIIFVLFPLQDGVFSQPVTAPQLNPQAYNWQQWQSQMQGTYSVANQTHDTTNWDAIVLQSYGVVQSEWQAQVQAQISSIVSGITTQDSFQSVQDYKNYVYDTLESQASGLLTQWQRDAEFSIQTQRNQYIDTYYGGNLTTVTNLKNQFDSEFQALIKGGSPNVTGIQGVDTSLLGTSQQSLSQLEQRWYSQFNSNIQNGLWNYEQGLQSLTKSYQGLLAQINQTESQYQAYLQQIQSYESGVKDQINQTIAGYQQFLNGNDLFWNTVTPLKDTSTGTAIAATCPPGDVCSNNYFYDTTSSQFVSSCPAGNTCVQLMYDTTTSSYVNPSCPASAASGCTSFASIHTSLNADGKAFQNLINNIETAITQGKTGLAIFDQSTSQMLSYPQSCLNTGEVCQQGWYDSTQQKFLTSASCPAGDTCYNAIVDATNAGALTGQYYSNTCPAGDLNCITCPTTGSTADTCHIQSMEISLVYAANAISGFLAQEIQNAQGQVALYQSGGSTNVDIQNGSFMPTPGNPFSQSPTLVYITRQDFLSGNASSPGAVGLAWNIVQYLQNPTHQAEVAFMNYLTNAYSASLSAGGSTACPALFYNNDAFHANDFNAACLAQYLSGFGPGSLVTGINSSDLTAFQDINFPGNTSGGINNWSADPAYCHDWLGCYGNIFTGDPAVIGANQTYSSNHTIAGAPGSNFYDYLEDESGCYGWPLICAVGLVQWSEDAIALNLNYTVSNFNSGANATTWQNLATQLQSFQYNWNQNVLPSVTNWTAQVSTFDAQYAAWHLQEQTLLAQAQSDYSTGLQNLQTSETTWLTQMNQLQTKANLDFASANSKLKSSQNQADAQLLSQELLGKLNFSSGTDISATPSSGANSGSLFSNVTSQLSGINPQAQYNSLNFGLLNSFSSSFNQAISGASNLTLLSSTNNALLNDRMNYMQQMATSLSHEKTFTQNGQDQLLRDSGNLSTKRGDDGRTYIVNQDGNYVNYCDPATSKCGNETIDQFLTSKCGSDLTAAACNGYTTLKYSNVRVDSAGNIQLDEAIYTGDAVGQGDNASNYNFTQRTQHITIGPSPAFLLGHGGGVGNIFDTNPDHHEGDRISEVIGASFAGVNNFFANGNYSNSTLFKLASYDALNSANETKASMSASSQAQTAGMVADFVENVFLGGMTTQQWVAHETHNLVQNAYTTFLVNAFHLSPEAASFLAGAYMDHEAYKAAEHNMGILRPIDNLLKNMFLDGGLLNGLVGLGIDITHADDLRAIHQWREDKYAAYGLIASEAMRLQNFPPDQIALVSQVVTDYFRMSDAKTELGMKGALLSVPRLEGMVHAMTASMSGALAEIEGVIVKNITHDLHSTGMISSREEQKFDKDLRYGINEIKLVYEKNAIKTWQADVVSISKDAVQLYGKQAGLDPAYVNQVADMVGNMVSREQARGELRKLHLLEDVLSVGGTALDRSLFKGGLSSMLMQVARGILTSSADIGRSFGLFTKSETKDFYKQTKDWSNSITGASLTAQSHQGDLDKHWWKEQERKLVFDLIGKAMDPNGDPAEQQLIGQLLQKVFDQREAKKQARRQRMDEAEQAVEVVAGVLLTAASGGSGVGVLAQVLEDIGNFINVADKASFVMDGLNAVKYGSEAVMVGSQTYVGYEEGGKNGAVAGFLNGLISVATIVNKLPITGFVSWTPHQNANILMGEEAKAGGWGGGISAALPGEYKLPINGGLTFTPGSGLDVNLNYNFHGGYVGLDYNLSSGNYTANGGMDVYKSSATNAHHLGLSLSASKDGSASVGAYYNYGKTSTPPNLRGSGGTFTYSNDGKFNLGGQVLGGTVASVSYDTNSHKFEKVQGNANWQNEMLLARVQENSSENYGKNLEKISDLAGQALSSNNIITESERLSMMNSPDGQQKILELYSQNKETLINGVESERVRGDMREIAEKNNLKLEYVKDSPTTEIGKTLARLGGDIKMMFGISDSGLLAVDKDGTFRVSSCFDGSQLILTPNGTRRIDSLKIGEEVNTLNEETGEVEVRKITETFVHDVKSIHKIGYENDVTVTTTWNHPFAVLNPGDRNQNSGVIGNAWVKAEDLKIGDRGITKRSIRRAKLKMQLSRSSVLSPASIMFGENSYIGEYKTNWQTEREGTLGIRKVEEFIHSQKVYNIELEGNHNYFIKVGNEFVVVHNYQVDVRLEKIPTDDLAMLSKPNSDPKYGEVKWGDKTYNRVIEKGIVHYESQGPNGSKEVIRVTSNGYIEHKTVWGGFMGLGARESKPSYFKANETNLAERNANKANGFKEEPLAPYEKAADSRYITDKLSKLWSEKGIDGSKHGFGVKELRQMNSFSKELTVVNHELEFTKANKSQVEGAEARIRKLETEKFRLNKELDKLYETAKTSYTKLGYESRDENGRYTGEFAKFNKEPREFGNSGQNTNLLMNEVSVKAQSVLGFKAGEPMYKARMQEIQDIVKDLANNRSTSRQNEVPREEWIRTATRALEDISQRPGESKEEFMERLNSGEAGAQDRTHGTAVQLTVAIELLQKAYAKGDLKPSIPHDAPDRAQRLENYNKFVEFVKRGWSPELGSKTAAEICRTYTNYLEAVDAKVTKASFVEWYTYKGISGDLGFSQGAPVVDLGHTPGFSKSWGVETEGSNDFGGVRLDPKTGELKGIVNPIPVDSLKQKLNEFPTGKVIQVYDDTNGTPGGNHYCLWLKTENGWVNYNHTGGYSGGAKVKELIPFDRRTKVYKIYY
- a CDS encoding Lcl C-terminal domain-containing protein, which encodes MMYMLDSGKLSVLRFGFWTVVWILFCGVFSDVFAQTARFTVNANNASVINDNVTKLYWQKCIYPYSYSSTATPAGCQKNASYPGSVTLTFSNASSYCSNYNSGSVTWRLPSIQELKSIVDRSQFAPALNSIFDPGQASSGSGVPDFFWSSTKYAQNNGNIWTVNFYYGYSYFTAGSGNSYYLRCVSSTPQ
- a CDS encoding Lcl domain-containing protein translates to MLERTQKGNSIVGFPVWGIVLASLLGVGCGPKAQNYSILSALEQMLVGGGGSGSSSGGILNLPFFGKSQFLPGQSVNLNGNSSTVVSAIVVDPSGNGSAVGLSTQGNGIPNLLFLYQGNSVNPYAVDVNGDGVPDYYLCYHSDGSVTLTTGTNCSGNAVTIYPNQGFDTNGDGVVDNPIIARLLTDTIAPSSSISPTSGTYGGVQTVTIVCADNVAPGNLAYTSDGTSPTFVPVNGTITNPPKTTTTIGGNGDGSYTIKYRCRDMAGNLEGVNTASYQVNHNVPNVTIVTPVSSFYISVNAGAVNTASYVWKSSQTGSYSVRQNATGCSDGTVIESGIASANQNNTSFISASQLSLGSNSIYICVSSGFTGQNSFAITRDDTPPTVTASPGAGGYGYDGVTPISVQLNFQDNSGVTSGYQVAYTTDGSNPGINSLTGAITNGFSYPPANASAISLTNNTTLNFTARDPAGNLSTVGTAIYVIDSSRPTIQINSFAPTNKVLNATSNLGINWQFSGNGASYKVLLGGNQCTASTTSTTTNGNTTTKTTYAGPSGTKYTNSVDCECNNGAAPSGTSSFVSGNVVTVAPTGSDIVVNTPVNTTLANLNFTAGKNNVIICVANQKNQPEYGMQTGSQSIPVWKDTMAPKLVSATPSGGATGVNPNSAQLTLVFSEPLDPSHLPNLTVQVFQLSSWVSLDLTNVKYQFLGSVNQPDTLVIQFPWIFFPENALIQWSIASGSLVDAAGLALASTITQSFLTTTFETANGFAFKVLKTDAGDDTSISTSVAQQLSTTPPNGLWTNQFSGTNLVVFDFNTYLVWKQTDEGVSKDYITALNQCSGLNVSNGGLGYASLTNWRLPSVQELASISIYSNTSPSIASASFSGTASAPYWSSTLFAPTVTNAWYVDFQYPDIYFDAIGATHIVRCVSGVPGSSPTVP